A DNA window from Hevea brasiliensis isolate MT/VB/25A 57/8 chromosome 2, ASM3005281v1, whole genome shotgun sequence contains the following coding sequences:
- the LOC110646183 gene encoding heparanase-like protein 2, whose product MNHLEFALHCILVSWFSTSTLRTLAADDVKVTVNGVASIASTDDNFICATLDLWPSSKCNYDQCPWGQAGIFTLDLKNNILSNAVKAFNPLRIRIGGSLQDQLVYQVGNERFKRCLPFQPRKDGLLGFSAGCLTMERWDQLNHFSNQTRAKITFGLNALVGRKRPAENGSILWVGAWNPQNALAFMKYSISKGYQIDSYELGNELCSNGVDAKVGAERYGKDMIVLKKLVQKLYPDPRTQPKVLGPGGFFDEQWFKTYLHVSGPRVVDGLTHHIYNLGSGDDPTLIEKVHDPHFLDQIAQVYGYISSTIKKFGPWTGAWVGEGGGAYNSGSKIVSHSFADGFWYLDQLGISSSFNHKVFCRQSLVGGNYGLLNTTTFIPNPNYYGALLWHRLMGKKVLATNCVGSPFLRAYSHCSKRKPGVSLLLMNLSNSTTFHVALSNDENPDENSPGGATQSEEYHLTPENGNIRSNVVLLNGSPLVLTDSSDIPPMNPKLVDPSLPITVAPDSIVFVLLRDYNAPACV is encoded by the exons ATGAATCACCTTGAATTTGCACTACATTGCATTCTGGTATCATGGTTTTCTACTAGTACATTAAGAACCCTAGCAGCAGATGATGTCAAAGTTACAGTGAATGGGGTAGCTTCCATTGCCTCAACTGATGATAATTTTATATGTGCAACGTTGGACTTGTGGCCTTCCTCCAAATGCAACTATGACCAATGTCCTTGGGGGCAGGCTGGAATTTTCACTTTG GATTTGAAAAACAACATTTTGTCAAATGCTGTTAAGG CATTTAATCCTCTAAGAATCAGGATTGGAGGTTCATTGCAAGATCAGTTGGTGTACCAAGTAGGAAATGAAAGATTCAAAAGGTGCCTCCCTTTTCAGCCCAGAAAAGATGGCTTATTGGGATTCAGTGCAGGTTGTCTCACCATGGAAAGATGGGATCAACTAAATCACTTCTCTAACCAAACAAG AGCTAAAATCACTTTTGGATTAAATGCACTTGTTGGGAGGAAAAGGCCTGCTGAAAATGGCTCAATTCTTTGGGTTGGTGCTTGGAATCCCCAAAATGCTCTTGCTTTTATGAAGTACTCTATCTCAAAAGGATACCAGATTGATTCCTATGAATtag GAAATGAATTGTGCTCAAATGGGGTAGATGCAAAGGTGGGGGCTGAACGGTATGGCAAAGACATGATTGTGCTAAAGAAACTTGTGCAAAAATTGTATCCAGATCCCAGGACACAGCCAAAGGTGTTGGGTCCAGGTGGTTTCTTTGATGAGCAATGGTTTAAAACCTATCTTCATGTTTCAGGGCCAAGGGTGGTCGATGGACTAACCCACCATATCTACAATCTTGGTTCAG gtGATGATCCCACCCTTATTGAGAAGGTTCACGATCCACATTTCCTAGACCAAATAGCACAGGTATATGGCTACATCTCATCAACTATCAAGAAATTTGGGCCTTGGACAGGAGCATGGGTTGGGGAAGGAGGTGGAGCTTATAACAGTGGAAGCAAGATTGTGTCACATTCCTTTGCTGATGGGTTTTG GTATTTGGACCAACTTGGCATTTCATCAAGTTTCAACCACAAGGTCTTCTGCAGACAATCTCTTGTTGGAGGAAACTATGGTCTTCTCAATACTACTACCTTCATTCCAAATCCAAATTATTATGG TGCACTTCTATGGCATCGTCTCATGGGAAAGAAAGTGCTTGCTACAAATTGTGTTGGATCCCCATTTTTGAGAGCATATTCCCATTGTTCAAAACGAAAG CCTGGCGTTTCTCTGCTTCTCATGAACCTGTCAAACTCCACTACCTTCCATGTTGCTCTTTCCAATGATGAAAATCCAGATGAAAATTCTCCTGGAGGTGCAACACAGAGCGAAGAATACCATTTGACACCAGAAAATGGCAATATCCGAAGTAATGTGGTACTACTGAATGGAAGTCCATTGGTACTTACAGATTCATCTGATATTCCTC